The sequence below is a genomic window from Lolium perenne isolate Kyuss_39 chromosome 4, Kyuss_2.0, whole genome shotgun sequence.
TATTTAAATAAAATTCACAATATTATGGTACTATCACGATTCTACGATAAAATATTGCAGACGAGAAAACAATAGTAACTAATAACTTGATACTGAAAACATTGGTCATAGATATATATTGTACTGTAGTATTTTCATTTCACACAGCGGCATCTGATGTGACTAATGCAAGAGATGTTATCAATAGGAGCCCTCGCAATAGGTCATACTGGGATGGattcgttgatacgtctccaatctcAACTTAAATGATTCAATCTCCAAAAATGAATGCATGGCCGTGAGCGAGCACGAAGAAACAATGGAGTAATGTAGGACGGGGCCACGGGACACCGAGTCCACCAACGTTAACAAGAAGACCACAACTCATCATAACTCCATTATAACGCAGGCGCAAGCAGCCACGCTCCCTCCAACACCACCCTCCACTCCGTCGCCTCACCTCGCCACCCGCCTTCTGACTACACGGGCCCACCTACCACCGCCCCGATGGACGACGCCGGACCGCCGCCCGCGGCTTCCGTCGACCACGGCGGCGCCTCTGGCACCGGAAAGTCCTTTCTCGGCCTCTCCACCCCGTTAGAGATCGCGGTGGCCGCCGCCGTCGTGCTCGTCCTCGTCATGTCGGCCGCAACAATCGCCGCGTACCTCACGCGCCGGCGCGGCGCCAAGCGCCCGCAGTCTTCGCGCGTCGACCACGCGCTCTCCTCCGGCTCGTCGCTGCTCCCGACCTCCACGCCCAAGCAGCAGCAGCCGAAGTACGTGGAGGTCGGCGGGGCGGAGGTCGGCACGAGCTCCTCCGACGTGGCCAGCTCGTCCGCGGCGGCCAGCTCCCTGGACTCGCCGGTGAAGAGGAAAGTGGGGAGGATCAGCGGCGCGGCGCCCGGGGTGGAGATGGGCTGGGGGCGGTGGtacgagctggaggagctggaggCGGCCACGGGCGGGTTCCGCCAGGCGAACGTGGTCGGGGAGGGAGGCTACGGCACCGTGTACCGCGGCGTGCTCGCCGACGGCGAGGTGGTCGCCGTCAAGTTCCTGTTCGATCACAAGTGAGTACTCGCCTCCCCTCCTGTTCTTACTGCGGTACTGCCTTGTTGGACCAGACCAGACCAGAGTACTCTGTCTCGCTTTCATCCTATCCTAACACGGTAGAAAACTAGAAATGTAATTAGTACTGTACATATTTAACCTCAGATAAACCAAATAGACGATCGCAATGAAAAACAACTAACCACCATAGTACATTTTTGTTCCCCGGTGTAAATGTTCGAAATGACGGAAGCTTGTAGCGGCACTGTTTACCGGCATGGGTTTCGACAGTGCGTATGTACAATTGTGCTTTTCTGAACTAAATGCTTGTGTTGGTAATTAGTCACGGTTGGTGTAGTTCTCCTGTTGGCGTGGCTTCAAGCTTGCCGTCAGTTACCTGGTCATATGAAAAAGGCCAAAATGAACTTGGGGCAAGCGTGCTTTCGTTAAGATAAAGCCCCAGTTTGTCCTTTTGCAGATACGAGATATGGTGCTCagaatcttctggtgccatttgaCTGAAAATAAAACTGCAGAGCATTTTTACACCCTATCTTATTCTAACATTATGTGTGTGATTACTGATTGATAAGATTGGTCTGCGTTGTCATGTGAATCAAATTTATTGTACTCAATCAATGTAGTTAGAGAACACTATCCCTCGCGTTAAGTCAATGCTACAGAGAATGGCAAAATTTGATTTTCTTTCCTCCCTGCTTACATATATGATTGTGATATGAGTAGGTGGCTCATTTTGTGCTTTTCTGCGATGGCACGTATGTATCCATCTACTTAGTTAGTTGAGAACTAGAGATCGTCGGCGTCGGCGAGTCATATGAACCAATCGATCTGATGTCCTTACTTTCAAGAAAAGATAAAGCAACAGAAAAGGCAAAGGGATGACCAAACTTTGCTCCTTTTCTGATCGCATAAATGGCGGATcaaatatatatgtatgtgacatcttTGGAGGTGTTTTAACTTTGAAGTGAACCAAGTGCATGCATGCACATGGATTGCTGAAGATTGACACATGCGCAACAGGGTAAATGTCCGTTCCTTCCTACACACGGGTTCAGTGTGTTTACAGTTGAGGTTCAGACATCACGCTCGTTAGTCATTCAGAAAAGCCTAGTCCGTGATAAGCAACGCCCAAGATGAAACTAGACAGTCCCAAATAAGGCAATTAGGTAGACGATTAAAATGGAGCAACAGTAAGGATGTTGATGAAACTACCTATAGCATAATCAGTGATGCAGTGATATGTTAAACAGTTAGGGAATGTGTTCATCTGAAATTACAAATGGTGGTTTGTAGGGGTCAGGCCGAGCAGGAGTTCAAGGTGGAGGTTGAGGCTATCGGCAGGGTGAGGCACAAGCACCTCGCCGGCCTCATCGGCTACTGCGCAGAAGGGCCTAAACGGTAAGCACGCTTCTGAAGATTATTGAGAAACCGCAGCTGACAGACTAGCGTGTGCGGTAACGCCTAACGCAATCATGGCATGGCGCTCACAGGATGCTCGTGTACGAGTTTGTTGAGAACGGCAACTTGGAGCAGTGGCTGCACGGCGACGTTGGTCCCGTCAGCCCGTTGGCATGGGAGACACGGCTCAACATCGCCATCGGGACGGCCAAAGGGTTCGTCGTCCTCAATGGTTCGTTCATACGTCGCGATCGGGACGATCACATAAGCTCATTAATGGTGTTCAATGTGCAGCATCGCGTACCTGCACGAAGGGCTGGAGCCGAAGGTGGTGCATCGGGACATCAAATCAAGCAACATTCTCTTGGACAAGAAGTGGAACGCCAAGGTCTCCGACTTCGGCATGGCCAAGGTGCTCGGCCCGGGCTCCAGCTACGTGACCACCCGCGTCATGGGCACCTTCGGGTACGTGGCCCCCGAGTACGCCTCCACGGGGATGCTCAACGAGAGCAGCGACGTCTACAGCTTCGGCGTGCTGCTCATGGAGCTCGTCTCCGGGCGGAGCCCCGTCGACTACAACCGGCCGCCCGGCGAGGTGAACCTGGTGGAGTGGTTCAAGGGGGTGGTGGGGAGCCGGCGCGTGGAGGACCTGCTGGACCCGCGCATCCAGCCGGCGCCGCCGCCCAGGGCGCTCAACAGGGTGCTGCTCGTCTGCCTCCGCTGCATCGACTCCGACGCACACAAGCGGCCCAAGATGGGGCAGATCGTCCACATGCTCGAAGGCGACGACTTCCCCTTCCGCACCGTAAGTTCATCACTCCTTGCTCGCTCGATCACCCAATGTCACAGGCTTGATCAAATAGCTGAACAAATGGATGCTTCGTTTTGGGACAATGCAGGAGCACCGTTCGCCGAGGGCGGCTCACCGGCCGTCCACCAACGCGCGGACGTCGCTTCTGGCCGAGAAGGCCGGGGCCGATGACGCGGACAAATCGACGTGGAGATAAGCGGTCACCTTGCCTGACGCGAGGGCTGCTGAGCTGACATTTCTTCTCTGTGCTGTACATTTTTGTTTCCTTATCGCGCTCTTCGGTTTGGATTTATGGTGTTTTGCGGTAGCAATGCGTAGCTGACATGACCGACATTTGGTTATTGTTGATTTTGCAATGCCGTGGGGGACAATACCTGTTGCTAGCAATGATATTATGGTTTATAAACAAATAGCGGGTTTGAAGAGTTTTCCTGCGTATTAACCCACCAGATTTTGGTGAAATCACCCATTCACCCAATCCACTTCCCTTCACTTCAATCCCCTTCCTAATTAATTCCCTTCCGCAACTCTTGTTGTTCACTACTCAGGGTTTAAATACCAGGTTTTCATCCACACAACGATCAGGTTTGCCAACAATAAAAATCAAGTCTTTGCATTACTGATTCGGCGGCATATCACACACACTTCTGATGCACTTACAGTATCTCAAGATTGAGGCACTACATGAACTCAGAATATAACCTCTCAATAacttaatactccctctgttccattctatagtgcctattgttttttgccacggaaattagcgcaagagtattttttacacaagaccctttGCTGAACGATTTAAGATCAATGTAAAATTTAGTAAATCCATATCTTTCTAACTTATCATAACaatttttgggagctgaacgatttgggagctgaacggggaagggtaattgaaaaaaaaactaagctacaatcttatattctgaaacaaatgccgaaaatctatagacactatataaaggaacggagggagtaatattttTGCAACAAGAACTTAAAGCTCATTTTGGCATTGTGCATCTTCAATTAAACTGACGAAGTCATCCATTCTATGGACTGATATTTTTTCAAGAAAAGGAAACAAAAGTTGGTTCTTCCAAAAACTTGTTTCTATAAATTGGAGAAAGCTTTTTTGCAGTGTCACTAACCATATAGACAATAATTAAGCTATAAAATATCATTAATAATATAAATAGGCCGATTATAGTACACAAATGCTCTGAAGATCATATCTACTTTTGCTTTTATCACTTGTTCTAGGttgattttttttcgataaagggtatTTTATTACTTAAAAGGTTTAAGTATTACACCCGACATCTGCATAACTAACATGCACACAGTCGCACACAATCCAATGAACAAAGAGTATTAAAGAAAATCGATACATGAACATCGCGATGCAGTATCGACCCATACGGTCGCGACGGACCAATCCTGAGATTATGTTACCACCCATGTTGGGTAATAAACTCCACCGCCGTGTCCTCCAACCGTTTAGACAACTCCGTAAATAGGTTTCGATTCTCCATACGTTGAAGGGACGATCATGAACGGAGCAAAGTACCGCGCCGGTAAATAACCTGCATAAGAGAATAATTTATATCATTAAATATtttatcatttctacatagccaaagcgaccaaaTAATTGCAAGCGCTCCCACCCGAATAACTATCTTAAACCTATGATCCACCCCATTAAGCCAATTACCAAAAATATTGGCAACACTTCATGGTGgctataaggtagaacctatttggatgattgaccatatagatcttgcaAAGTGACATTGGAAGAATAAGTATTTAATTGTCTCATCATGGTGGCAAAATACACACTTCTTACTTCCATGCCAATTGTGTTTTGCAATGTTACCCTTAGTAAGGAGGATTACCCCACGACGAAGGTACCATGCAAAAACTTTTATCTTCagcggtatcttcatcttccaaaaaaTTTAATATTAATTACCGGCTGTAAAAGCTGGATCAACGCTTTATACAAGGAATCCACAGTGAATTTTTCATTCACTGTTAGGGTCCAACGAAACTCATTTGCCCCTTGTTACAATTGGATGGAAGCCAACCGATGTAGCAATTCGTTCCATGCAGTTAGTCGGGGCCTAACAAGATCTCTCTTCAACATCACATTAGGTGGGTTACATTCCATCACCTTAACTAAGGTATCACCCTTGTGGCGCATAATATTATAAGGCTGGATACTGTTCTCGGAGCGAGAATTTACCCAACTATTTGTCCTCCCAGTACCTAATCTGAGATCCATCCTTAATGGAGAAAGAGGCAAGAGGAAATAAGTGCTTCTTCGTTGCCATCAAGCCAGCCCAAAAGTGAGAGTCTCCAGGTTTTCAAAAAACTTGAGAAATTACACGTGAGCCAACATACTTTCTCCTAAGTATTGTCTGCCAAACCCCGTCCTCGATTAACAGCTTTGCCAACCATTTACTCAATAAGGCTGTGTTTTTAACCTCAAGGTCATGAACACCAAACCCACCTTGGTCTTTTGGCCGGAAGACAACACTCCATTTGGTTAGCCGTTATTTCTTTTTCAcgctatccccttgccaaaaaaaTCTTGATCGGAAAAAATCTAACCAATGCGGGACTCCTTTAGGCAGCTGGAGCCTGGAACATGGATATCATATAGAGTACCATGTTGGTTAATACTTAATTGATTAGAATGAGTCTTCCACCGAGGGATAGCAATGTGCCTTTCCAACTGCTAAGGTACTTCTGAAACCGCTCCTCGGCATGCTTCCACTCAGGATTCGTAAGCCTTCGAAAATGGATCGGAATGCCTAAATAGCTAATAGGAAACGGACTAATCCCACAGCCAAAAATCTCAGCATATAGATTGGCGTCCTCGTTGGCCTCACCAAAGCAAAAGAATTCACTTTTATGTAAGTTAATTTTCAAACCCGATAATTGCTCGAAAGTTGATAAGATTAACTTCAGATTTCTTGCTTTCTCAAGGTCATGTTCCATAAACAGAATCGTATCACCAGCATACTGAAGAATGGAAAGTCCGCAAACAACAAGATGTGGGACCACCCCTTAAATTTGCCCATTGGCCTTCGCACACTATCATAATAGCTAGCATATCAGCCACAGTGTTAAATAACATGGGTGATAATGGGTTGCCTTGATGTAAAACCTTTTTTCGTCTGGAAGTAACTACCAACATCATTATTGACTTTGATTACAACACTTACTCCGAAAATAAAGTTATGGATAAGAGCTCGCCACAGTGTTTGTTGGAGGAAAGACCACTTAACTTTATCATAAGCTTTTTCAAAATCAATCTTTAATATTGCGTCATTCATCTTCTTACGATGTAACTCATGAATAGTTTCATGCAAGGTGACAACTCCATATAGAATATATATTCCTTGCATTAAAGCCATTTGAGTAGGACGTACTACCTGATCAGCCACTAAATTAAACCTTATTGTAGCAACTTTAGTAAATATTTTAAAACAAACATTAAGAAGACATATTGATCAGTACTGTTGAATACGTTCTGCTTCATTAACCTTAGGTAGCAGAATGATTTCATCAAAGTTGAGACGAAAAATCTCAAGATGTCCTGCATGGAGTGCATTGAAAAGTTCCATCAGGTCCGACTTGATAATACCCAAAAGTTCTGATAGAACTCAGCTAGAAAGTCATCAGGACTAGgagctttattatgttccatctaGAAAACCGTCTTCTTCATTTCCTCCTCCGAGTAAGGGGCAGTGAGAAAACTGTTTCCCCCCTGTGAAACCTAATGGATGTCGTCAATCCTAGATTCATCCATGGATATGTTATATTCCACAGGTTCACCAAAGAGACCTTTATAATAATTGGTAATATATGATTTGAGCTGCTCATGCCCTTTGATCGTGCCCTCATCTTGTACGAGAGAATGAATGAGTTTCTTCCTATGTCTACCATTTGCGACACAAACATGTACGAGGGAATGAATGAGTTTCTAGGTTGATAGGGGGTATATGATGTGCAAATTGTTCATAAAGGTTGCATCATACTAGTGAAGCAATAGTATGGATGAAGTAGAAAATGAAGAACAAGACAGAAAATCTCAAATGTAGCCCGGGCTACATGTAGCCATGTTTTGTTATCCTTTATTCAaacttcaaaaaaaaatcaaagttTTAGAAAATGCTAAAAAATACATAGACATAGAGAATGTTGTAATCTATTAGTGTGTAAATTTTCAGATTGGAATACATTATATTTTGTTGTTAGTAAAAATGGCAAAATCTCAGCAAATGAAAAAATCTAGATTTTAGTGTACTGTTTAGTATTGTTCACCGATAATGAAATCAAGATTTGTTTTTTTAGCCTAAAATACAACATATATTTCATTCTAAAAATTTGAACACTTATAGATTACAATTAATATTGTCCATATCATAGTCTTTTTCGAACTGTTTTAACATGTTCAAAATGATTTTTTTCATAGATTCATAAAATGGCCTACATGTAGACCAAGTTAAAAAAATCCATTCTCGAACAAGACTTCTTAGTTATGTTAATTAACTTGACATGTCAGGTAAGGAAGCTAGCTATAACGTTTGGTAATACTACCCTACTAGACCATGGAGGCGGGCGTTGCCGCGCTCGTCCAGCTTTGAGAAAGAAAATAAATTATTTAAAACACTCAGATATCAAAAATGTTATGTAAAATTGGTTTTAAACATATCACAATATTAATGCCTGTATATGTAATACATTAGAAAAGAAGAACTTCAGACATAGAAATACTTGAGAAAAAAAAGAGTGTCTCATATTGCAGTGCCTTGAGGAAAGTGGCGAGATATTATTTGTTCAATGCTTTCAATGGTTCACAAAATAAAATGACACCAGGTAATTAATCACGAGGATTAAACCAGATCCGCACATACCCCTTCTAAAGCCAATCATAATGTTGAGTTTACAGCACTCGAGCACCTCTGCGATGGCATCGGCCGTGATGACCAAAACAATCATCTACAGCTCCAACAAGTCACTCTACAGTTCACAACAACACAGATAATAAGAAAACAGATTTTTGCATGCGGTGCAAAAGAGTTCACTACGGGATCAAACATGAGAGCTGGGAGGCGATGAATATCTTGATGGTGTCGTCCTGAGTGAGCTGCACGGGGAGCACCACAAATAAATCACAAGAATCGATTTCTTTTCGCGCTCAGTGACAGAAATCAGCACCAGGCAACACCATTGTTCATTTTTCACGAACTATCGTGCGGAGTTGCGATCAAACAAGCGGCCTGAAAGAAAGAAGACAATGCTCCATCGGTCGGTTCACCACAACCCAGCAACGACATGAACTGTTGCGCCAACAAACTGCACTCGCGTCACTGGCCCTGGTTCCAAAGAAACAAAGTGTTTCCACGCGCGGCCCCCTCATGGATGGCGGGTGTAgtgccatgggagagagagagagagagagagagagagagagagagagagagagagagagagagagagagagagagagagagagagagagagagagagagagagagagagagagagagagagagagagagagagagagagagagagagaagagagagagagagagagagagagagagagagagagagagacgaggGGAGGAAGAGGAAGGTACATAGCGGGAAAAGCGATCGCGGGATTGGTTGCCCGAGGAGTGGCCGTTGCCCAGACTATTTCTGTCATGGAGAGGATCGGGCGGTTTCCTGGACTTGTTGCCCCAGCTCGGCATGGCGGTCACCTAGGTTTCGTCTTATGCAGCACAAGGTAGGCGAGCATCCAGGAACGTGTTGCGGTGGACGCCGCTGCTCGAGGAGGCACCGCCCTTCTGGGTCGTCATCGCGAGCGGTCAAGGAGGGGAGGAGGCGCTGGGGGAACGCAAAGAGGTTTTTTTGTTTGCTCTTCGGTCGATTGACTGGTGGATTGCTTATTTTGATGGGCAGCATTGCGGAAATTAGGCCCAAATAGCCAAGAACGGACTAGCTCAATTTCCGGAGTAGAAGCCTAGCAATGAACGCTGGACTATATAACGTGAGAACACAGAGTAAAAAATGTGCTCAACGATGGTTCAGAATTAGTGAGTTGATGACGACCATTAGATGAGCTAATCGGACAGTACATGCAGCCAAAACGCTGCGAGGGGCTGTAGGTCGTTCAGTTTTACTGTTACTCAATTTTGTTTGTTGAAACCGAACAGGCAGTGTTTTCTGCAACGCATTCTTTGCCATCGGATCAAATACTGTAAGTTGGAGTGTAGTACTCAATAACTATCTGGTTGAACAACATCATTAGTTGTTCACTTCCACGGACAATGAAAATACTAGCAATTAGCAAAGACCATgggtgaataaacaaatactagagGTTGGGCTGCCCCATGGGGCAGCTCCTCGCCGGTACTTTGCGTCCCATTCTTATCCCTCCTCGATGTTCAGATGCATGCCAATCAGCACACCTAATGGTTGATGCTAAGCATATGATGGTTTAAAATCATACTATTAAGAACATATTTTTCAAGGGACACTATACCATATCATAAATTATTACACTGGACAAATCGCCAGCACATAGGTTAAATACAAACTAAggtgtaatttttttgtttgcgGGTATAGATGGTCAGCCCAAATCCTGGTTGCCATGTACAGAGTTATAGAACCTTAGACATAGAGTTTTTACACTATCAAAACAACATTTAACAAGGCTTTGATTTCTCTGAAGATAACTCCAAGTGGTGGTCCTTCATGGCGGGAGGGGGCATGCCCAACCGCAAGGCCATGGCTTCTATCACCTTGCTAGTTACTTGGAAAGTGTGGAAtgaaaggaatgctaggatcttcCGGGCTAAAAGCGCACCGGCGCAAGTAGTTTTCGATAAGATTAAGCATGAGGCACGTTTGTGGGTTTTAGCGGGGGCCAAAAATATGGGCAATATAATGCCGCAAAAGTAATTCGTGTAAGCTTTATGTACTACTTCCTGGCATGTTCTCTCATGTCGaaccttcttcttaattaataggactggggcaaagcttttgccgcccgtttaaaaaaaaaactccaagcggTGAGAGGTCGTAACTATCTGCCATTATGGCTTGCTTCAggatagtactccctccgtctcagtttactagtcttTCCCGTATCCCTAGGTCGGCAATTTgatctatataatttaaattatatgatgcaaaaattatatcattagaaaatagaacatctaaactttctaatgatatagttTTTATAATATATAACTAATGCTAATTTGATCAAATTTGCGACCTAGGGGTACGCGCACGTCTAATAAGCTGTGTGAGAGAGTAGCATTTCTTTGTAGCACCTTGTTGCAACCCATAGCCATAGGTTAACCCAACCGTCTCTAAGCCTGGGTACGCGTCTAGGCTTCCGGCAGGCAGCGCAGCCTATTTTGATGAAAAATTTAATAAATATTTTGATAAAAATTTGGCCGAACTTACAATGCGCCTAGGCTTGATAAAAAAAATTGAGTCCGCCACAGCCATTGAAGTAATGGGCACAACCTGGAGTGATGCAAGAGCCTCTGCATGAACCCCAGTCGTTTCTAACTACAAAGCCATATCCTCCACAAAGAGAGAAGTCTCAGAAGGCGCCATCAGTATTGACCTTCAGATAAGTATGCATTGGTACGAAAAGATCGGAAGCCTTGGTCCGTCTCTCCTCTGCTACAGTAGCGAGGCGATTTTTGGGCGTTCCCGTCGATCCACCTCTCTCGCCGGCGAATCgagggctcctcctcctccgtcggcTGCTTTGGCAGCGGGAGGTTGGGGTAACCTCGGTTCCCGGCTTGTATATAGCGTAGGATCTGGTAGGGAGTTTGCCGGCGGCGTCGTGGAGGCGGCGAGGCTGTCGGTGTGGTGTTCGGTGGTGGCGTGCTTCTCCTCCTGCGGCGGCGCTCTCTGGAGCTTCGTGGCGGCGCACGTAGCCGGTCTGCACCTGAGCTTCCACGGGTGCTTGCGAATAAGGCTGGATCGAGGCGCTAGGCGATCGATCTGGAGGTTGAAGAAGATGGTGAAGAGCTTTGCGGCGTCGTCGGCGTTCCAAGGTGTAGGCTCTCCGGAGCCGGTGTTTGGTGACTACCCCTCTGCGTGGAAGCTGACTCCGATCCAAGGCTTGAGATGGAGCAGTGGCAGCGGCCCGCCGCCGACAGCTCCTTGTCGTCGGTGCCGTCGGGACCTAGGAGAAGGACCTCTTTGTAATTTTCTGTGGTTCCTGGGTTTTTCTGTAAGATCGAAGCTATAATATCATCTtcttttacccgcaaaaaaaaaaaaaaaaaagtatgcATTGGTACATTCCACTTCGGATTGATCTGGATCATAACAGCATTTCTCCTGTCCTTAAGACACATGTTCTCCATAACATGAACAAAAATAGACGAGTCTATTTTGTTAGGAGTTCTTACCTTACCTCCAGTGTTAAGCCTTGTTTCTGTCCGCCCACAATCATATCTAAAAGCGACAGCATATAGTGGCCTTCTTCTCTTCCAGTTTGAAAATTTCATCAAACAGAGAAGCGGCAGTTTGGCATTTAGCAAGCTTTCCCCTTATTTCTTctaataattgcaatgatctctgGATTGATTAAACCATCTTGAACTTGTCTTCATCTATAGTTTGTAACAGATGGGGGCATCTAGTCTCCATCAACATTCCCCTCTAAACTATATGTAGCCGTacttctaaggaagtgcagaatTTTATTTGGAAAGTGCCCCACAGTTTCACCCAGTTTAAGCCCCTACTTGTATTACTTGCAATGGAGCTTTAAGGCTGAGCACACAATCCTGCTCAACAATGTAAGAACGGAACAATCTGACCATCGAACAGTTTTGTTAGGTAAATCATATGCAGCAACGACGGGAAACTATAGCTCGAACATTAAACTCACAATAAAAATATGTTAGTTGTGACACGGCAACATCAACCTTTAGATATTACGTTTTCTTTATTTATATATTATCAACCTGTTTCACCCTATAGTCTATATTCGTATTCATGACAAGTACAGGCTAATGACATACTCGTATTACACTTGCATGAGCTGAACTACTAAGTTCATTATGGAAAATATAGGTTCTCCATATGGCATTGTTTCAAGACAAACCAAACATACTATTCAGAACCAGTTGAGAGAAGTTGCGAAAAAACTTGTAATACAGCAATAGCCATAATACTGCCTTTCTTTTTTTTACCTTCAATAGCAAGCGGCGAGTGGAAACTATTTGCTATATCAGTGAGAAAGACTAAGTATGATGTATGTAACCAAATATGTGTGTCAacattcatcaacaaagcaaggtTGCCACTAATTGGCTCAAATGGGCCTTCTAGCAATTCCAGCTAGCCTCTTGATCGACCATTAACTCACTGACCATCGTAACCGCGCCTCGAGCACAGGCTAACGGCTTCTGTTATAGTTGTTAGCGATCCAAGGGTCATGCCACACCCGAATTATTGAACCACGTCTGGCCGTTTGATCAGGCCATCTGCCTCTCTTTCAACACACCTGCACGGCAGATTATCTACAACACCAACATCAATAGAGCGAGTAGGCAGCAAAGCAAATTCCTTCAGCATTGTGAATTCCCATTTTCTCTCATAGGTGTGCATTTGTGACACATAATACCAACACTGAAAACAATTTTATTTCCAATTATTTTGCATGGTTGGTTAGATATTCCTGCAACTAATTGTTCAACAAATTATGTAAACCTTAAAGGGTGTCAACTATCACGTTTCATCCTTCTATTCAAACACTTCAATTCTAACCATAAGTGATTTTTTTCAAGAGTGCGCCTTTTTTCAAGAGTGCGCCAAAGCCAAACCATATCTTTATTGAAGGCAGAGGTTTGAGTACAGAAACACGACCACTCACTACAAGCAACAAGCGTAGTAACAACTCCACACCGACTAGTCCGATGACAACCACCACCACGAAACAACACAACACGAAAGAACTTGTCCAAAGACAGCCATGTCTCGACCGAAGTCGTGCCCCTCCAAGGAACAACTCAGTAGGTTGACCAGTCTCGCACGACTCCTTGTCGACggaccatcaaaaagagaaagatggCACGAGAAGGCATCGTCTTGGAGACTCACCAACACTGGTGTGAATTACGCCCCTAAAGATCAGCCATAGACCAGCAACTTGGAACCTATATGCCATGTCTCCGAAATATTAACCATCCATTTTCATATGATCTAATGAATTATGTCCAGCAGACTCCAGTCCAGTTAGCAACATAGAGTATCTGTCACAATGAATTAGGAAATGCATAGTTTTGAGGGGCAAAATAATACTTTACAAGATAAGTTAATTGAGCTTAAGTCTAGCATTCACAATTCTAGATGGGCCTTACATGCAAAAAAGGCTTGAGAACAAACAGGGGAGATCGATGCTGTGCTTTATGATGATGTTTTCCTTGCCTCCTAAAAAATATTAACCTTTACAAAAAAAATATTAACAAATACAGTAA
It includes:
- the LOC127296299 gene encoding probable receptor-like serine/threonine-protein kinase At4g34500; protein product: MDDAGPPPAASVDHGGASGTGKSFLGLSTPLEIAVAAAVVLVLVMSAATIAAYLTRRRGAKRPQSSRVDHALSSGSSLLPTSTPKQQQPKYVEVGGAEVGTSSSDVASSSAAASSLDSPVKRKVGRISGAAPGVEMGWGRWYELEELEAATGGFRQANVVGEGGYGTVYRGVLADGEVVAVKFLFDHKGQAEQEFKVEVEAIGRVRHKHLAGLIGYCAEGPKRMLVYEFVENGNLEQWLHGDVGPVSPLAWETRLNIAIGTAKGIAYLHEGLEPKVVHRDIKSSNILLDKKWNAKVSDFGMAKVLGPGSSYVTTRVMGTFGYVAPEYASTGMLNESSDVYSFGVLLMELVSGRSPVDYNRPPGEVNLVEWFKGVVGSRRVEDLLDPRIQPAPPPRALNRVLLVCLRCIDSDAHKRPKMGQIVHMLEGDDFPFRTEHRSPRAAHRPSTNARTSLLAEKAGADDADKSTWR